The sequence below is a genomic window from Mus musculus strain C57BL/6J chromosome 4, GRCm38.p6 C57BL/6J.
ttgatggtttGTAATGAGAGAACcctgctcactgtgggtggtaccatctggGGCAGGTGGTGCTGAGTTGTATAtgaaaggaggctgagcaagccctgaggagcaagccagtgagcagcacccctccatccaaggcctctgcatcagctccagcctccagatCCCTgctgagttcttgccctgacttttcTCAGTGATGGGGTGTGACCTGAGACTTCTAAGCTGAAGTGAAACCTTTCCCTTCCGAGGTGTCTTTCTACAAATGGTAAGAAAACAAATCTATGAAGGTTGACCCTGGACCCAGCCTCCCCCAGTTAGTGTGAATCTTTCCTACATCCCCTCTGGCAGAATAAGGCTACAGAAGTGAACTTTTAACAACTTTCCCTCTGGCTGGTTTTCCATCTCTTCTCCTCGGAATATTATTTTGCTCCCCAGGTACCAACAGAAAACCCCTAGGTTCAATTATGTCCTATGTGTACTGGCAGGAATGTGTCATCTCTGTGAGACAGATGACAAGGGACAGCTGAGAATTTACATCACCTTTTCTGGGAGTTTCACAGTACCCTGAGCAACAGATGGGGTCCTGTCTTTCAGGTCCTGAAGTCGTTTTACAATGACACGCACTTTGAGCGACACGGAACATTCATGGATGAGAGTACTCTGCTGCTCCTGTGGTCTTGCACGGTCTCCATGTTCCCTCTGGGAGGGTTGCTGGGGTCCTTGGTGGTTGGCCTGATGGTCAATAAGTGGGGCAGGTAAATGGAAGGCGGCATTCCCAAACTTGAGATTCATCTTAGCCATGGGCTCTCTTGAATGAAACTGAGTTGCTGGTGGGTAGCTGAGACCATCCCGAAAATCAGATCTAGAAGCAAGCTTCCGTGTTGCCACAGACCAGACCCTTTGGAATCTCTGTCCCCAACAGAACAGCTTCTCAGCTCAGTGCCTCGTAAGCACTGTGGCAGGTATTCAGAAATGCCTCTTGAGGGGTTCGTTCTGGGGTCAGGTGTCTTCAGGTTCCAGCAGCACCCCACACACGGGCTCGGCAGCATGCTGTCCCGAGGCTGGGAACTGGGCTGAGTCACCACACGTGCCTTGGTCTCGTATCTGCATTGGAGGTGAAGCCCAGCTCTGTCGTGCACTTTGCTTGGCTACTCAGAGGCCCACACTGCAAAGGCATGGCTGAAGATAAGGAGTTTTGTGCTGTTCAAGGTCCCCAGGAAAGAGAAGGCTCAGCTAAAGTCACAGGGTGGGGCACAGCTGCTTTCTGTGTGGGCAGGCTTGCTCTCAATCGAAGCTGTCAGGCCAAGTTAGACTGTGTAAGGTTAGGGAGTAGAGAACCCCTTGGGACCACAGCAGTCAGGCTCCTTGTCAtgcattaaagaaaatattatcaGTTGGAAACTGTTTACTTTTTTAGCTGGGCCCAGAAGCCTTGCCTTGTAAATACTTAGTGAGCAATGAACCTGCTCTCTCTTGTGCACTTGatactacacttgatcttagccaaaaggccgagaagcgatctTGTGCACTTGAGTGAAGAGAAAATTTAATagattctaatttttttaaagatttatttatttattttgtgtatatgagtacactgtagttgtacatatggttgtgagccatcatgtggttgctgggaattgaactcaggacctctgctcactccagccccgCTCGCTCCGCCCCACTCactccaaagatttatttattagtatatgtaagtacaccgtagctgtcttcagacgcaccagaagagggagctagatctcattacagatggttgtgagccaccatgtagttgctgggatttgaactcaggaccttcggaagagcagtcagtgctcttaaccactgagccatatctccagcccccgaTAGATTCTAATTTTGCTGTAGGTCAGGCTATATATCACTTGAAAACATTCATTAGACTGTTATAAAAACCCAGGCTTTACATCCTTCTTCTGTAgaccattgattgattgattgattgattgattgattgattgattgattgattttgagatattgtctcactgtgtagatgaGACCTGGCACTCAccaagatccatctgcctctgcctcccaagtgctaggattaaaggtgagcaccacttCACTCAGCCTCTCAAAGACAATCTTTCCATAGTCTCATATTGCAAATGAAGACCATGGGTGGGGTAGAGGCAGCCTGCCCAGTGGGGACCCACCAGCCTGAGCCTCTCTGAGGTCAGCAGGCCTCTTGGGGatcagagagaggaaaaaggtaTCAGGAGTATAGGATTGCTGTGTGCTATTTACCCTCCTGGGTCTGTGGATCTTGGCACATCCTGGGGTGTCGACCGGCAGAGGATTTTTTTATGAGGACCCCATCAGCCCTGCTTTACCTATAATAGTCAGAGGCTGGGTCCTTTGCAACTGGCACCTGCAGTATGAAGATGGGGAGCAATTAGCAGCCCCTAGACTGAGTGTGGTAGAACACAACTATAACCAAACACTCTGGGgatagaggcaggaggcttgGCTACAGAGCAAATCCCAGAGCCTGGAATACAATGAGACACTATTTCAAAAAATCCACACAAGCTCAGTGCTGCCCCGCCCCCTGCCCTAGACCATTAGGTTTCAGCCTTGTGGGTCATAGGAGTCATGGCCCCATTCTGTGCCCTGTCTGTTACAGGGAGCTGGTCAGCATCCCTGACCAACATCAGGTCTGGTCTAGACCCCACCATGGGGCTTGACTGCCCATCAGTCACTTGTGGAACGGCTGCAGTGTTTGAAACACACCTCCCCTCCCACACTCCCGTTAGCCCCACAGCTTCCTTCCAATTTCCTTACAGCTTTTCCCACTCTTGGTCAGCTTGGACCtttttctgtatatattcatGGAGACAGTGTTACGTCTTATGTTATAGTCCATCATGGGACCTGATCATTCGTCCTCACACTGAGGGGCAGGGGATGCAGCACATAGTGAACGGGGACATTCCAGGACATCCCATCTCCCAGTCCTTCTCAGGCATGATCTAGTCCCTCTGTAGGGAACAGGCTGGGATACTAGGTTTGAGGTGTCACAGCCTCTACTGGGCTCCCCTGCCCTCTGGGCCCTGCTGTCTTGCAGAAAGGGAACACTGTTGATCAACAATGTCTTCGCTATAACCTCTGCCGTCCTGATGGGAGTCAGCAAGGTGGCCCGGGCTTTTGAGCTGATCATCCTGTCTCGAGTGCTGGTGGGAATCTGCGCAGGTACCTAGGGCAGCCACTGAAGACCCGGGTGTTCTGATGTGCACTGCTCAGGGGACGGCTCTGAGACATGGCTGCCCAGCACCAGGAGCCAACACTGGACACAGAGGGTCTGGCTATCTGCTTTTTCCTCCCAAGATGTCCTCCAGTTTCCAGTCCTAGGCCCTAGGAGGCCCCGTGTTTTCTAGCTCATTCCCGTTATGTAATGAAGTCTTCCACCTTGCCCAGAGTCCCATcattcggaaggcagaggcaaattAATTGCTGTAGATTCAAGTCTAAGTCAGTCTATATAGTGAACTCCGGGCCCACCagggctataaataaataaataaataaataaataaataaataaataggaggacatgactgctcctaggtcTGTACAGGAGACAGCTCATTGGAAATAGGAGGGACAGcatagccagaggcatctggaagggtCCAGAGTGACCATGGCCCTGAGCTGGGCCATGTGACaagaagggagaggggacaggagagagacTGGAGACCAGGAACATGAAAAGTAGAAGAGCCCGCaaaaccaaaatgtctggattatgtaGGTAAGAGCCCGGGGAGGGGCAAGCTCAGTTCTAGGCTGGAGAAGTTTAGGAGAGGAGGGAGTGTACACCATCCAGGAGGACTCTGTAACAGATCGGGacagagggatgctgggagaacctgagggtcaaggtctgctttgatatgttaaataggcaccctTGCTATTTGTCCTAGACCTAACAATCctgagactttgcctcaaaaggaaggaaggaagagaggagaggagagatgtgtgtgtgtgtggggggggggacttcccTTACTGTTAAGAACACATAACAAAGCCAGTTCTGCATGTATCTTCCAAGGACGGGGTCTAAGTTATGACTTCTATTGtcatgaaaagacaccatgaacgCAACAGCTCTTATAGAGGGAACATTTCGTTGGGGCTGGGTCACAGTGCaggaattcagtccattatcgtcaaggtgggaagcatggtgacatgcaggcagacacagttctggagaggtagctgagagttctatatctagaTCCACAGGGGgcaggaagagacagtgagctactaggcctggcttgagcttccaACACCTTAAAGCCCACCCTTCCACACACCCcctatgacacacttcctccaacaaggccacacctccaacaaTGGCACTTCCTGAGTCCATGGGAGCGTGTGCATGCAGACTACCTCAGATAGCGATCTGTGTTAAAGACAGTTTAAATTGAGAATACAGaatcaaggaggaggaggaggaggaaaaggagaagaagaagaagaagaagaagaagaaggaggaggaggaggaggaggaggaggaggaggaggaggaggaggaggagaagaagaagaggaagaaagaaagaaagaaagaaagaaagaaagaaagaaagaaagaaagaaagaaagaaaagaaaaggaaccaaAATAAGACAGATATCTAAGTCCATATAAAGAGTAACTACACAACCTAGATTCTTCCCCTCTAACAGTAATCTGGACCAGAAACCAGGAaggaaatagtattttttttaaaaatgaaatggccacagtaaagaaaccaaaacagcTGTTTCATGGATGAAAAGGGAGAAGTTTATTTTAAGCCTCTGTGTCTctggaaagcagagagaagggagggaagctgCGGGTGACATATGGTggcatgtggtggtggtgatggtggtggtggtggggtggtggtggtgatggtggtggtggtggtggtggtggtggtggtggtggtggaggtggtggtggtggtgatggtggtggtggtggtggtggtggtgatggtggtggtgatggtggtggtggtggtgatggtggtggtggtggtggtggtggtggtgatggtggtggtggtggtgatggtggtggtggtggtggtggtgatggtggtagtggtggtggtggtggtgatggtggtgagaTATTTCTAGGGTTTTAAGGGAACAGTTGACCTGGAAGGAGGGAACCTGTGTGCTGGGATGGAAGCCTTTGAAGTAACAAGCATTTGTAAGTAAGAATTGATGGGGCCTAGAGGCCAGCGTAGAACTTGATGTACTAATAGACACTGCAAGCATATACTAATGGAAGAGCCCGAGATAAGAATGGCTccttttggggctggtgagatggctcagtgggtaagagcacccgactgttcttccgaaggtccagagttcaaatcccagcaaccacatggtggctcacaaccatctgtaatgagacctgagaccctcttctggagtgtctgaagacagctacagtgtacttacatataataaataaataaatctttaaaaaaaaaaaaaaaaaaaagaatggctccTTTTCCAGGTAGGGACTAGGGACTAGTTTCTCCAGTACCTGAGGGAATACTAGTTTTTGTCTAAACGCCAGACTTTGGGGAAAGAAATTTCTCCAGCTGAACGGGCGGGTTGGGGGAAGCCATGGTTCCAGGTTTAAATTAAATAAGGAGCGTCTTCCCTGCAAAAGATTCAAGATTTAAAGACGGGGTTGAAACAACCTTAGGCACTGGCTTCTGAGAGGCTGGGGACTGTTCTTAGTGGTCCTGATTCCTGTTTCCTCTGATCTAGGCATCGCTTACAGTACTCTTCCCATGTACCTGGGAGAACTGGCTCCCCAGAACCTTAGGGGTGCATTAGGGACAATGACGGAGGTATTCGTCATCATCGGAGTCCTCTTGGCTCAGATTTTCAGCCTGCAGGCCATCCTGGGTAATGCCACAGGTAACCAGCAACGTGTGGGGGTGAGGCGTGGAGACTGAGTCCAAAGTTAGCCATAGTCCAAGCAGGAAAGTGTTTTTGGCGACCTTTAGGTCAGCTTGTGGATATAGAGGACCTTGCCCAGGGCAGGGTTGCTGACTCCTGGAAATGGGAGCAGAAGACCCGGAAATAAGCTAGGCGAGGCTGGCCAGCCAATGTGCTCCTTGGATCTGCTTCCCGACCCTCCCCAGCCCACCCTCTGGGATGCCGGGGTCATGGGCATGCACAGCACGGCTTTTTAGGTAGAATTTGCGAGTCAGCTGAGgttcttttctctatttttaataCGGATGTTCTTTGTGGGCATCGACATCTTGGCAAGGACTAGGTGGCCACCACCCTCGTTTATCACCTGGTTAGGTGCTGTGAGGCGGAGCTGGAGGAGAAGCCCCCGTGCCCCTGCAGGTTCTCTGCAGTAGATTCGAGTCTCAGGACGCCATTTGTGTTCCATCCAGGCTGGCCAATCCTCTTGGCTCTCACGGGGGTCCCTGCAGTGATTCAGctcctctctctgcccttcttcccTGAGAGCCCCCGCTACACTCTGATTGAGAAAGGAGACGAGGAGACGGCTAGACAAGGTACTGAGACTCAGGCTGCTCACCCAGGCTCTCAGTGCACAAAGGGGAGTGGAATGGGCAGGTACCATCTGGTGACACTGTGATCAGGGTCAGGGTCACAGTGGGTAGGGATTGAGAGCAGAGAGTTTGTGCAGGGTGAGCAGTGGTgactggaggaggggaggggggagatgcGAGGGCGTATGAGGCCTGagctttggagaaggtcctggctGAGGTGCAATAGGGCAGAAGGTGAGTGTGGTGTACCGCTTCTCTGCTCTGCAGCTCTAAGGAGGCTGCGAGGTCAAAACTACAATGTGGAGGCCGAGATGGAAGAAATGCGCACAGAGGAGCGCACCGAGCAAGCCGAGGGTCGTCTGTCCGTACTCAACCTCTTCACCTTTCGGCCCCTGCGCTGGCAGCTGATCTCTATCGTTGTGCTCATGGCGGGCCAGCAGCTGTCCGGGATCAACGCGGTGTGTGGTGCCACCTTGCCCCAGATTTTTGGTCcccttggttgttttgttttgttttgttttgttttgttttgttttg
It includes:
- the Slc2a7 gene encoding solute carrier family 2, facilitated glucose transporter member 7 isoform X3, encoding MVLKSFYNDTHFERHGTFMDESTLLLLWSCTVSMFPLGGLLGSLVVGLMVNKWGRKGTLLINNVFAITSAVLMGVSKVARAFELIILSRVLVGICAGIAYSTLPMYLGELAPQNLRGALGTMTEVFVIIGVLLAQIFSLQAILGNATGWPILLALTGVPAVIQLLSLPFFPESPRYTLIEKGDEETARQALRRLRGQNYNVEAEMEEMRTEERTEQAEGRLSVLNLFTFRPLRWQLISIVVLMAGQQLSGINAVNYYADVIYTSAGVDPTQSQYVTLGSGVINLVMTLVSAVIIERLGRRILLLSGYAICCSACLVLTVALLLQSTAPELSYLSIVCVFSYIVGHSIGPSPVPSVVRTEIVLQSSRTAAFTVDGAVHWLTNFIVGLTFPSIQVAIGAYSFLVFAGVCILTAAYIYVVIPETKGRTFVEINCAFAKRNGVEFPEEKEVATAKPHTPSLPTKETAF